The Phoenix dactylifera cultivar Barhee BC4 chromosome 15, palm_55x_up_171113_PBpolish2nd_filt_p, whole genome shotgun sequence genome contains a region encoding:
- the LOC103718176 gene encoding uncharacterized protein LOC103718176 has translation MASPSPSPKIANPESSKSNGAISTSNMEQPQAPNQQSGASHGPVAILWDIENCPVPGGVRPEDVAGNIRMALRVHPVIKGAVTMFSAYGDFNAFPRRLREGCQRTGVKLVDVPNGRKDAADKAILVDMFLFALDNRPPSSIMLISGDVDFAPALHILGQRGYTIILVIPSGVGVSSALSNAGRFVWDWPSVAHGEGFVPPKSFMRGGPDLAGYLMNCSMGDNTDCQNEEEAIVYRGISQSEYAARANINQLYGYNSPHVSRELSRVPHSFSDYSSNNLIAGPYLTSSKCQSLPSGLSEGPVGDQNSLQETTWWVRPGDVQGLKGQLVRLLEMSGGSLPLVRVPSEYLKIFGRPLYMAEYGVYKLVHLFKKMTDALVVVGKGHKKLLCLRNSADRHMKKCPSTPVILKRDKKGKGVMEENVDVGVCPHIGSSSDEFSDDERNVDTVFGAAYDFNYHLESFRQEVQELLVCYSCPVPLSNFEALYDQRYKKALDYQSFGVDGLEELIEKVRDVVQLREDQGSKRKFLVLSCITG, from the coding sequence ATGGCCAGTCCAAGTCCATCACCAAAGATTGCAAACCCAGAATCATCAAAATCTAATGGGGCAATATCCACTTCAAACATGGAGCAACCTCAAGCACCTAACCAGCAAAGTGGGGCATCGCATGGTCCTGTGGCTATCCTCTGGGACATCGAGAACTGTCCAGTTCCAGGTGGTGTTCGCCCTGAAGATGTTGCAGGCAACATCCGAATGGCATTACGGGTGCATCCAGTCATCAAAGGAGCTGTAACAATGTTCTCTGCTTATGGGGATTTCAATGCCTTTCCTCGAAGGCTGAGAGAGGGCTGTCAGAGAACTGGTGTTAAGCTCGTAGATGTTCCAAATGGTAGAAAAGATGCTGCTGACAAGGCTATCTTGGTCGACATGTTTCTGTTTGCTCTAGATAACCGACCACCCTCATCAATTATGTTGATATCAGGTGATGTGGACTTTGCTCCAGCCTTGCATATACTTGGTCAACGTGGGTACACTATCATCCTTGTCATCCCTTCTGGAGTGGGTGTTTCGTCCGCTTTGAGCAATGCAGGGCGGTTTGTATGGGACTGGCCCAGCGTAGCCCATGGTGAAGGTTTTGTTCCTCCAAAAAGTTTTATGCGCGGTGGGCCTGATCTTGCTGGCTATCTCATGAACTGTAGTATGGGGGACAACACTGACTGTCAGAATGAAGAAGAAGCCATTGTTTATAGAGGAATTTCTCAAAGTGAATATGCTGCCCGAGCTAACATCAACCAGCTATATGGCTACAACTCTCCCCATGTCTCGAGGGAACTTTCTAGAGTCCCCCATTCTTTCTCAGACTACAGCAGTAATAACCTAATAGCTGGGCCTTATTTAACTTCTTCAAAGTGTCAAAGTCTACCATCTGGTTTAAGTGAAGGTCCAGTAGGGGATCAGAATAGTTTGCAAGAAACGACATGGTGGGTTCGGCCAGGAGATGTTCAGGGTTTGAAGGGTCAGCTAGTGAGGCTGCTTGAAATGTCTGGTGGAAGTTTGCCTCTTGTACGTGTTCCTTCAGAGTATCTTAAAATCTTTGGACGGCCGCTGTACATGGCAGAGTATGGAGTGTATAAGCTGGTGCACCTCTTTAAGAAGATGACTGATGCTTTGGTCGTGGTAGGGAAGGGGCACAAGAAACTGCTCTGCCTCCGTAACTCGGCTGACAGGCATATGAAAAAGTGCCCGAGTACCCCAGTCATTTTGAAGAGGGATAAAAAGGGAAAAGGAGTTATGGAAGAAAATGTGGATGTTGGTGTATGTCCTCATATAGGTAGCTCCTCCGATGAATTCTCAGATGATGAGAGGAATGTTGACACTGTTTTCGGTGCCGCATATGACTTCAATTACCATCTTGAAAGTTTCAGACAGGAAGTGCAAGAGCTTCTTGTTTGTTACTCCTGTCCAGTTCCCCTTAGTAATTTTGAGGCTCTGTACGACCAGCGGTACAAGAAAGCTCTTGACTACCAGAGTTTTGGAGTGGATGGGCTGGAGGAACTGATTGAGAAGGTGAGAGATGTTGTACAATTGCGTGAAGATCAGGGTAGCAAAAGGAAGTTCCTTGTACTCAGCTGCATAACTGGATAA